A stretch of Limanda limanda chromosome 7, fLimLim1.1, whole genome shotgun sequence DNA encodes these proteins:
- the tktb gene encoding transketolase-like protein 2, translated as MASYHKPDEKTLQGLKDLANKLRIHSINATCASNSGHPTSCCSAAELMSVLFFHTMRYKADDPRNQCNDRFVLSKGHAAPILYAAWAEAGYVKESDLLNLRKIDCDLEGHPTPKLAFVDVATGSLGQGLGAACGMAYTGKYFDKSSYRVYCMLGDGECSEGSVWEAMAFASYYKLDNLVAILDVNRLGQSEPAPLMHDMETYRKRCDAFGWNTYVVDGHDVEELCKALWQAKQVKGKPTCIVAKTFKGKGLKNIEDLDNWHGKPIPKDKVDGLLKELRSQIQVPNKTLCPELPNEDTAPADLSNISLPSPPAYKKGDKMATRKAYGVALAKMGEASKRVIALDGDTKNSTFSETFKKAFPDRYIECFIAEQNMVGVAIGCATRDRTVAFASTFSAFLSRAYDQIRMGAISQTNVNLVGSHCGVSIGEDGPSQMALEDLAMFRAIPTCTVFYPSDAVSTERAVELAANTKGMCFIRTSRPETAVIYSPDEKFEVGVAKVVRQSDNDRVTVIGAGITLHEALAAADMLASEGKNIRVIDPFTIKPLDAQTILTSARATGGQIITVEDHYKEGGLGEAVLSAVGAEPGIIVNRLAVTGVPRSGKPNELLDIFGISAKHIAKAVRQTFAN; from the exons ATGGCTAGCTACCACAAACCAGACGAGAAGACCCTGCAGGGGCTGAAGGACCTCGCCAACAAGCTGCGGATCCACTCCATCAACGCCACATGCGCCTCCAACTCCGG TCACCCGACATCATGCTGCAGTGCAGCAGAGCTCATGTCTGTGCTCTTCTTCCACACCATGCGCTACAAAGCAGATGATCCTCGCAACCAGTGCAACGACCGCTTTGTGCTCTCCAAG GGCCATGCTGCACCGATCCTGTATGCTGCCTGGGCAGAGGCAGGTTACGTGAAGGAGTCTGATCTGCTCAACCTGCGCAAGATTGACTGTGACCTGGAGGGCCACCCCACACCA AAACTGGCTTTTGTTGATGTGGCAACAGGCTCTCTGGGGCAGGGGCTTGGCGCTGCCTGTGGGATGGCCTACACTGGCAAATACTTTGACAAATCCAG TTACCGTGTGTACTGCATGCTGGGAGATGGAGAGTGCTCTGAGGGCTCCGTGTGGGAGGCCATGGCCTTTGCCTCCTACTACAAGCTGGACAACCTGGTGGCCATCCTCGATGTCAACCGGCTGGGTCAGAGTGAGCCTGCACCTCTGATGCACGACATGGAAACCTACCGCAAACGCTGTGACGCTTTTGG GTGGAACACGTATGTGGTGGATGGACATGATGTGGAGGAACTGTGCAAAGCTCTCTGGCAGGCTAAGCAGGTCAAGGGCAAACCCACCTGCATTGTCGCCAAGACCTTCAAGGGAAAAGGACTCAAAA ATATCGAGGATCTTGATAACTGGCATGGAAAGCCCATCCCTAAGGACAAAGTCGATGGCCTCCTGAAAGAGTTGCGGTCTCAGATCCAGGTCCCCAACAAGACCCTTTGCCCTGAACTGCCCAATGAGGACACGGCACCTGCAGACCTGAGCAACATCTCTCTGCCCTCCCCCCCAGCCTACAAGAAGGGAGACAAG ATGGCAACAAGAAAAGCATACGGCGTTGCGCTGGCCAAGATGGGCGAGGCCAGTAAGAGAGTGATAGCTCTGGATGGGGACACCAAGAACTCCACCTTCTCCGAGACCTTCAAGAAGGCCTTCCCCGACCGCTACATCGAGTGTTTCATCGCTGAACAGAATATG GTAGGAGTGGCCATCGGCTGTGCCACCCGTGACCGCACGGTCGCATTCGCAAGCACATTCTCGGCTTTCCTGTCCAGAGCTTATGACCAGATCCGTATGGGAGCCATCTCCCAGACCAACGTCAACCTGGTAGGATCCCACTGTGGAGTCTCCATCG GTGAGGATGGTCCTTCCCAGATGGCTCTGGAGGACTTGGCCATGTTCCGTGCCATCCCAACATGCACTGTGTTTTACCCCAGCGATGCAGTGTCCACAGAGAGGGCAGTCGAGCTAGCAGCCAACACAAAG GGCATGTGTTTCATCCGTACCAGCAGACCAGAAACTGCAGTGATTTACTCTCCAGATGAGAAGTTTGAAGTGGGTGTAGCCAAG GTGGTGCGCCAGTCTGACAATGATCGGGTGACTGTAATCGGAGCTGGTATTACTCTCCATGAGGCCCTTGCTGCTGCTGATATGTTGGCCAGTGAAG GAAAGAACATCAGAGTGATTGACCCGTTCACCATCAAGCCCCTGGATGCCCAAACCATTCTGACTAGTGCCAGAGCCACGGGGGGACAAATCATCACTGTGGAGGACCACTACAAAGAGG GTGGTCTCGGAGAAGCGGTCCTGTCAGCTGTCGGTGCAGAGCCCGGCATCATTGTGAACCGACTGGCAGTGACCGGTGTTCCCCGCAGCGGAAAGCCCAACGAGCTGCTGGACATCTTCGGCATCAGCGCCAAGCACATCGCTAAAGCCGTGCGTCAGACCTTTGCCAACTAA
- the LOC133005009 gene encoding leucine-rich repeat-containing protein 23-like codes for MSDVDEDTLISELDGDEDEEDDKLKVSNLTRETIGEGLSMLCRIGNGLGHAFIKLNLKDKRLNDIAAISIYIHVRFLDLSNNHLTVLTPLASLFALLWLKVDNNALACLEGSPFIHLKYLQWLSVAANQLTALGGLVGPYLGTLNLTGNAIKTMNSLQMGCFGNLVTLELRGNLLETTDGINLPNLIRLYLAHNAIKRLEGLDKLENLTTLHLRDNQLESLDGLSPNMKCLQYLNVRGNAISDETTLKGLSLVSKTLRTLVISENPLVETTDYRTGALVLAPLLEQINKEPVTPEERAEAHEIIKDLQADN; via the exons ATGTCTGACGTGGACGAGGACACACTCATATCGGAGTTAGACGGTGATGAAGACGAAGAGGACGACAAG TTGAAGGTTAGCAATTTGACCCGGGAAACCATAGGTGAGGGTCTGTCTATGCTGTGCCGAATAGGAAATGGACTTGGACATGCATTTATCAAACTGAACTTAAAAGACAA ACGACTGAATGACATTGCTGCAATAAGCATCTACATTCACGTTCGTTTTCTGGATTTGTCCAATAACCACCTAACCGTTCTAACCCCTCTGGCATCTCTGTTTGCTCTGCTTTGGCTGAAG gttGACAATAATGCTTTGGCATGCTTGGAAGGAAGTCCTTTCATTCACTTAAAGTACCTGCAGTGGCTGAGTGTGGCTGCCAACCAGCTCACAGCCCTAGGTGGCCTAGTTGGACCTTATTTAGGGACCCTCAATCttacag GTAACGCTATTAAGACAATGAACAGCCTTCAGATGGGCTGTTTTGGCAACCTGGTAACTCTAGAGCTGAGAGGAAATCTCCTTGAAACCACTGATGGCATTAACCTTCCAAACCTGATACGATTATATCTG GCCCATAATGCAATCAAACGTCTGGAGGGATTGGATAAGTTAGAGAACCTCACCACCCTTCATCTGAGAGACAACCAACTGGAATCTCTGGATGGTCTCAGCCCCAACATGAAGTGTCTTCAATACCTCAATGTCAG AGGCAATGCAATCTCAGATGAGACTACCCTAAAAGGCCTTTCACTCGTGTCAAAAACCCTGCGCACTCTGGTGATTTCTGAGAACCCGCTGGTGGAAACCACAGACTACAGAACAGGTGCACTGGTTCTTGCGCCTCTGCTGGAGCAAATTAACAAAGAACCTGTCACCCCAGAGGAGAGGGCTGAGGCCCATGAGATCATCAAG GATCTTCAAGCGGATAACTAA